In Nocardioides panzhihuensis, a genomic segment contains:
- a CDS encoding IS481 family transposase has protein sequence MSHATHANAALTPRARLRLARLIVEDGWPPARAAERYDVSWRTAKKWADRYRDEGPAGMLDRSSAPHHQPNRTPAPVVRKIVHLRWKQRLGPVEIASRLDMPSSTVHAVLVRCRINRLTHIDRATGEPIRRYEHEKPGHLIHVDVKKLGKIPDGGGWRYVGRHQGRRNKALTAERTGQRSKRFDPLTGTCYLHTVIDDHSRVAYVEAHDDETKETATEVLKNAVAWFAERGVTVTRVLSDNGSCYRSRMWLETCANLGIVPKKTRPYRPQTNGKIERFHRTLAEGWAFKKFYNSESARLAALPAWVHEYNHHRPHSAIGKAAPITRLNNLAGHHT, from the coding sequence ATGTCCCACGCTACCCATGCCAACGCGGCTTTGACCCCTCGCGCCCGCCTGCGACTCGCCCGTTTGATCGTCGAGGACGGCTGGCCGCCCGCTCGCGCCGCTGAGCGATACGACGTCTCTTGGCGTACGGCGAAGAAGTGGGCTGACCGCTACCGCGACGAGGGGCCGGCCGGGATGCTGGACCGGTCCTCGGCGCCACACCATCAGCCGAACCGGACACCGGCACCCGTGGTCCGCAAGATCGTGCACCTGCGCTGGAAGCAGCGACTCGGACCGGTCGAGATCGCCAGCCGACTCGACATGCCTTCCTCGACCGTTCACGCCGTCTTGGTCCGCTGCCGGATCAACCGCCTGACTCACATCGATCGGGCCACCGGCGAACCGATCCGCCGCTACGAGCACGAGAAGCCGGGCCACCTGATTCACGTCGACGTCAAGAAGCTCGGCAAGATCCCCGACGGCGGCGGCTGGCGCTACGTCGGTCGCCACCAGGGCAGGCGGAACAAGGCCCTCACCGCCGAGCGGACCGGACAGCGCAGCAAGCGGTTCGATCCACTGACGGGGACCTGCTATCTGCACACCGTGATCGACGACCACTCCCGCGTCGCCTACGTCGAAGCCCACGACGACGAGACCAAGGAGACCGCGACCGAGGTCCTCAAGAACGCGGTCGCCTGGTTCGCAGAACGCGGCGTCACCGTGACCAGGGTTCTCAGCGACAACGGCAGCTGCTACCGCAGCCGCATGTGGCTCGAGACCTGCGCGAACCTCGGGATCGTCCCGAAGAAGACCCGTCCCTACCGGCCACAGACCAACGGGAAGATCGAGCGCTTCCACCGCACCCTGGCCGAGGGCTGGGCATTCAAGAAGTTCTACAACTCCGAGTCAGCCCGACTCGCGGCTCTGCCAGCATGGGTCCACGAATACAACCACCACCGGCCCCACTCAGCAATCGGGAAGGCCGCACCCATCACCCGGTTGAACAACCTGGCTGGGCATCACACCTAG
- a CDS encoding cation diffusion facilitator family transporter, translating to MSTLADHVHAVTYVEDPKRRQQLGRRAQLLAAASVTYNLIEAVIAISAGLVAGSIALVGFGLDSVVEVSSGLIILWQFRHPLPESRERRALRLMALSFFALAAYVTFESARALIGGHEPDHSTVGIALAAASLVIMPFLSWAQRRTGKSLGSNAVVADSTQTLLCTYLSAVLLAGLLLNTTLGWSWADPIAGLIIAAVAVREGLEAWRGEGCACGPTPAGSIPADSASTSCSDGCCASEKA from the coding sequence ATGAGCACTCTCGCCGACCACGTGCACGCGGTGACCTACGTCGAGGATCCGAAGCGTCGGCAGCAGCTCGGCCGCCGTGCCCAGCTGCTTGCGGCCGCATCCGTGACCTACAACCTCATCGAGGCGGTCATTGCCATCAGCGCTGGACTGGTGGCCGGCTCGATCGCCCTGGTCGGGTTCGGGCTGGACTCGGTCGTGGAGGTCAGCAGCGGGCTGATCATCCTGTGGCAATTCCGCCACCCACTGCCCGAGTCCCGAGAACGGCGAGCGCTGCGCCTGATGGCGCTCTCCTTCTTCGCCCTGGCCGCCTATGTCACCTTCGAATCGGCTCGGGCTCTGATCGGTGGCCACGAACCCGACCACTCCACAGTCGGGATCGCCCTCGCCGCGGCCTCACTGGTGATCATGCCGTTCCTGTCGTGGGCACAACGCCGCACCGGCAAGAGCCTCGGATCCAACGCGGTGGTGGCCGACTCCACCCAAACCCTGTTGTGCACCTACCTCTCCGCGGTGCTGCTGGCCGGCCTCCTCCTCAACACCACCCTGGGCTGGTCCTGGGCCGACCCCATTGCCGGCCTGATCATCGCCGCCGTCGCCGTGCGCGAGGGCCTGGAGGCCTGGCGAGGAGAAGGCTGCGCCTGCGGCCCCACCCCTGCTGGCTCCATCCCCGCAGATTCAGCCAGCACGAGCTGCTCGGACGGATGCTGCGCCAGCGAGAAGGCGTGA
- a CDS encoding ArsR/SmtB family transcription factor, with product MIEKSAAPVDAHEVDEAAAGRAAACLFRGMGDPSRVAILRHLLLGEHNVAELTAHLGLAQSTVSKHLACLRDCGLAESHPSGRSSVFSLAHPQAVLKLFAAAEELLAATGDAVALCPTYGEEANR from the coding sequence ATGATAGAGAAGAGTGCGGCGCCGGTCGACGCGCATGAGGTCGACGAGGCGGCCGCTGGCCGGGCTGCAGCCTGTCTGTTCCGAGGGATGGGTGATCCCTCGAGAGTGGCGATCTTGCGCCATCTGCTGCTGGGTGAGCACAACGTGGCCGAACTGACAGCACACCTCGGCCTGGCGCAGTCCACGGTGTCCAAGCACCTCGCCTGTCTGCGGGACTGTGGCCTGGCCGAGTCCCATCCATCCGGGCGGTCCTCGGTCTTCTCCCTGGCGCACCCGCAGGCGGTGCTGAAGCTCTTCGCCGCGGCCGAAGAGCTCCTGGCCGCCACTGGCGACGCCGTCGCTCTGTGTCCCACCTACGGCGAAGAGGCGAACCGATGA